The following proteins are encoded in a genomic region of Hippopotamus amphibius kiboko isolate mHipAmp2 chromosome 8, mHipAmp2.hap2, whole genome shotgun sequence:
- the DES gene encoding desmin: protein MSQAYSSSQRVSSYRRTFGGAPSFPLGSPLSSPVFPRAGFGTKGSSSSVTSRVYQVSRTSGGAGGLGALRASRLGATRAPSSYGAGELLDFSLADAVNQEFLTTRTNEKVELQELNDRFANYIEKVRFLEQQNAALAAEVNRLKGREPTRVAEIYEEELRELRRQVEVLTNQRARVDVERDNLLDDLQRLKAKLQEEIHLKEEAENNLAAFRADVDAATLARIDLERRIESLNEEIAFLKKVHEEEIRELQAQLQEQQVQVEMDMSKPDLTAALRDIRAQYETIAAKNISEAEEWYKSKVSDLTQAANKNNDALRQAKQEMMEYRHQIQSYTCEIDALKGTNDSLMRQMRELEDRFASEASGYQDNIARLEEEIRHLKDEMARHLREYQDLLNVKMALDVEIATYRKLLEGEESRINLPIQTFSALNFRETSPEQRGSEVHTKKTVMIKTIETRDGEVVSEATQQQHEVL, encoded by the exons ATGAGCCAGGCCTACTCGTCCAGCCAGCGCGTGTCCTCCTACCGCCGCACCTTCGGCGGGGCCCCGAGCTTCCCGCTCGGCTCCCCGCTGAGCTCGCCGGTGTTCCCTCGCGCGGGCTTCGGCACCAAGGGCTCCTCGAGCTCGGTGACATCCCGCGTGTACCAGGTGTCGCGCACgtcgggcggggccgggggcctgGGGGCGCTGCGGGCCAGCCGGCTGGGGGCGACCCGCGCGCCCTCCTCCTACGGCGCGGGCGAGCTGCTGGACTTCTCGCTGGCCGACGCCGTGAACCAGGAGTTCCTGACCACGCGCACCAACGAGAAGGTGGAGCTGCAGGAGCTCAATGATCGCTTCGCCAACTACATAGAGAAGGTGCGCTTCCTGGAGCAGCAGAACGCGGCGCTCGCCGCCGAGGTGAACCGGCTCAAGGGCCGGGAGCCGACGCGTGTGGCCGAGATCTATGAGGAGGAGCTGCGCGAGCTGCGGCGCCAGGTGGAGGTGCTCACCAACCAGCGTGCCCGCGTCGACGTCGAGCGGGACAACCTGCTAGACGACCTGCAGCGGCTCAAGGCTAA GCTGCAAGAGGAAATCCATCTGAAAGAAGAAGCGGAGAACAATTTGGCTGCCTTCCGAGCG GATGTGGATGCAGCCACTCTAGCTCGAATTGACCTGGAGCGCAGGATCGAATCTCTCAACGAAGAAATTGCGTTCCTTAAGAAAGTGCACGAAGAG GAGATCCGCGAGCTGCAAGCCCAGCTTCAGGAACAACAGGTCCAGGTGGAGATGGACATGTCCAAGCCAGACCTCACAGCTGCCCTCAGGGACATCCGGGCTCAGTACGAGACCATCGCGGCTAAGAATATCTCGGAAGCCGAGGAGTGGTACAAGTCAAAG GTGTCCGACCTGACCCAGGCAGCCAACAAGAACAATGATGCGCTGCGCCAGGCCAAGCAGGAGATGATGGAGTACCGCCACCAGATCCAATCCTACACCTGCGAGATCGACGCCCTCAAGGGCACT AACGACTCGCTGATGAGGCAGATGCGGGAGCTGGAGGACCGCTTTGCTAGCGAGGCCAGCGGCTACCAGGACAACATTGCACGCCTGGAGGAGGAGATCCGACACCTCAAGGATGAGATGGCCCGCCATCTGCGCGAGTACCAGGACCTGCTCAATGTCAAGATGGCCTTGGACGTGGAGATTGCCACCTACCGGAAGCTGCTGGAGGGCGAAGAGAGCCG GATCAACCTCCCTATCCAGACCTTCTCTGCCCTCAACTTCCGAG AAACAAGCCCTGAGCAAAGGGGCTCTGAGGTCCATACCAAGAAGACAGTGATGATCAAGACCATTGAGACCCGGGATGGGGAG gTCGTCAGTGAGGCCACACAGCAGCAACACGAGGTGCTGTAA